GGCACACTTCTTAATGAAAGAGCAAAGAGATGAATTCTGGTTATTTATGAATTGAAGTAGAAATATTGGTGGCTGTTTTGTTGGCATGCCGCATGGTTGAATGTATAAGGTTACACAGTATCCAACAACGGAGGTAAGCAAAGGATGTCTGAATTGTAGGAACATTACTGAGTTCATGCAGTGCCTGCATGGAAATAAAAAAACAGTTCAATGGGTTTTACATTTgaatgcataattttaaaatagggAGAACtgagaagtattttaaaatgctttgcaaatattTGATATTCTGTCTCCTATTCACAGTTGCTCTTGAGGAGGACAGCACTAATTTCCTTTGAAATGGTATAACATAAATGCTGTTGAAGGTACGTATTATGGCATCCTTCGCACTGGAATCTAGTATTCCAGGCATGACATCAGTTACCGCAACTGCTGGTGCCAGTGAGTTGGAGCATAAAAACTGATGTTTAAGGGACATCATGGtcaggttgttttaaaaaaagcatatttataaaagaaaatgtccGTATCTATGTCACTAATAAACTGTAAGATGCTTGAAAATGAAAGAAGGGCTTAAAATGTAATTTACCTTCCATAATTTTTGCTGATTCTCCCTCCCCTCTTTTACTGTCCCCAATTTAGATTGGACAATGAAATTAGATTGGTAGTTCCACTTTCTGGTTCTCTGAAGCACTGTGCTTATGCATATGTTTAGGTTACTTAGGCTGACGGGGATTTTTAAATTCAACCCGTAAACTATTTTCATGGAATTAAAAACGTTGAGTACATTTCAATTTGTACCTTATATTTCTACAACAGTCATTTTGGATCTCAGCTCCCAGACCATCTACCGTTAATTTTGAGCAATTATTTTTTCCTACATTGTGTCCATCTTTGTTTTTTAAGCCTTAAAGGAAAGCCCAGTGACCATGGAAGGCAGTCCTATAATGCATGCGTTATTTAATTTAGAACAATCATGGTCATACATCATTGTCCACTGGGTTTGGGCTGGAACTTTTTTCCTGGATAATGTAGGAAACTGATAATCTGTTAGAGCTCTCACATTTTGTTTtatacatacattttaatatttgtaagcACTATAAAATTCATGTGCACACAAGCAGAACTACATAACTTTCATCATAATTACTGATCACAGCAACTACCTTTGAAACCAAATTGTTTCAGATGTTTGTGTGTTAACACTGTTTAGCCCTCTGGCACAAGGCAGGTCCATCACTAGTGTATCAGCATTGTGAAGACATATTAGCCTCTTAAGTTCAGATAGATAAAATAGATGTTTGCTACTTCACTTGGCAAGGCTAcgtttttaaattttccttttaccGTTGCCTGCTAATCAGTTACTGCCCCGTGGAGACATAACTACGACTGCAGTGTTGTCTTTATGCCAGAAGGAGGCAGACAGGAAGCATTGGCCACTTTGAGTCTATATCCTTAAAGAATGGATGCAGACAATTACAGTGGCTAAACAATGTATTAATTTGGGGAGGAAGAGTGAGGAGGCTGTCTGTTTTCTTTGCATCAGACTGTTCTGTAGAAATTGGGTTTGTGTTAAGGTTTTTTAAGCAACCATTTCAACAAATGAAAATCACTTACCTTTTAAAGTAATCCGCATGTTTAAGGACTGTTTGGTTTCAAATTAAATTGGTCTTAATGCATTAATATAGCAATTAACTTGTAATACAAAGTTATTAAAGCACAGCATTTCTCTCAAATGTCTCAACAACAAAATTATGCTAAATCCAGTAGACACATTTGCTAAAGAACTTTAACGCTGATCGTATGTTTCCACACATCTGTTTGCAAAATCCTTTCAAACACTGCAAAAGCATTCATATGTCACAAGTTTGTAATAAAACAGACGTTAATTCAGATATGTTAAAGGAATAGATCAGCTAAAAGAATACGCTTTCAATATCCAATCCAAACTCCGTGCAGAAATTCAGTGAAGTCCTTTTATAAGAGAGGAATAAACTTAAGAGTGCATCCAAAGATGAAATGCTTTgatctgattaaaaaaaccaacaacttttcTTTAAAGGTGCAACATGGCTTGTAAGTTTTCTACTGAGTTTATATGTTAATGCATCTGCAAAGAAGCTTGACCTCCAAGCTAATGAGCTGTTAGGGAGCAAAGATATAAACATGTTGTAATAATTGTGCAACACCTATGCCATCTCGGGGGTATAGTGGAGATAGCCCTCCACTGTATTGGTGTTGTAAGGTGACTGAAGAGGAAGGCTATGGCCAGACTGAGCATTCTAAAACTCCTGAAGGCTTTGACTAATAGCCTGACAAAATTTGGCAGTGGTGAGTGCTGGATAATGTCCTCATTAAGTGGGCATTAGAGGGGCCAAAGGTACCATTAACCAAGTGAATAGCTGATGGCTGCAAAATGAGCCATTTAATTGAGAAAAGGCCCTGCCCGATAGCAGTGGCTTCTTAAAAGAATGTTAATAAGGTTGAAGTGGATTTCCCAACATGTTAATAGTGCTAGTTAATAATTCTCTTCCCAAAGGCAGACAGCAATCCAAATATGGACTACACCTTTCTGGGGGACTCATCCATGGTTCTGACTTTCAGCCATTGAAAATACCAACCTTTTAAAGTAAGAcatgttttgaaagaaaaaccatTGTTCACATTGACTCATACATCAGAATCTAGAACCAAGTCTTTACCATTGCATATGTTGCATTTAAATCACAAATATTCAAGATGTAAATATTGGGAAAAATAAAGCGCTTTTGAGACTCCCATCTATCTAACCATTCATaccccatgtgaggagagattgagGGGGTGGAGTTATAGCATAGCATATTGAAAGCTGTGCCAGAAGGAGGTCAGTAGTAAAATGGTAGCCAATTAAGACTcaagataattaaaaaaagagtggggggggaaaaaagagatctGCATAATTACAGTCTGAGATGTTGAGCAAAATTTAAGATAATGGCTTTTTTTGGACTAACTACACAATTAAGTAATGGTCTGACTCAATCCAAAGAATATAAAGAAATTAAGAGATTAGGCTATTGCTCACTGGCTAGATATTGCATACAATACCTTATGGAAGTCACTGCTCCAAGACCTGGACACAGCTAAATGAGTTCAAGAGAAACTAAATCCTGTGTTCCACTATGTGCTCTCTAGCTGGCAGTGAGGAAAATACCAACCTTCCTAAGGATTAAACAGGCGAGCATGGAAGCCTCAGTTGAGTTCAATGTTACTTTATCAGGTATTTATATGTAATTTCCTGCAGATGTGATTAGTATCATGAGACACTGCAAATAGGTAGTATGTTAGGATTTCAACATGTTTTGATTTAAGCACTCCAGCAGTGTGAGGGTTGCAGTTGTAAAATCACCATAGCCATGTGGTGTCcggcctttgaggatctgagtttGAAAGAATGAAAGTTCCAGTCTTGACACAAGTGTTAATACGGAACAAACAATAGTTTGTGGAACTGTCATATGATTTCACTTcaaggttttttttggtttttgtttttttgttgtttttttaaattcatgtacCCCCACCGACATCTTGAACTCATGAAAACAGGAATATGATGGAAAAGCTATAAGAGACAAACttggaggattttaaaaaaaatttggaaGAGTTGAAATATTACTGATGTAATGAGAAACTTAGTAAACAGTCAAGAAGCACGTGTATTAAGAAAGGTTAAAAATGTGCATTGTTGCATATTCTAAATTAAACATAAAACATGACTTGAGACCCAGTTTAGCTTATGCTGCCTTTACTTTTTCTTCTAGGGTTGTCTTAGAATTCATACTTACTATATATGGCAATAATCTCTTCATAAATATTGCTATAATTTGGTTTCTGCATCAGGTTCGCTTATCAGCGGCCATGGGCTTTTACCTGCAGCTTGTGGCAATGGTGTTATTATCTGAGATGGGTTCTTGTATCAAGTCTTATTACTCAATATGCCCAGAAACTACTACAACTCGATAATATTAGTGAAATTAGTTGCCAAAGGAGATGAAGTAATTTGCATAATAGCCAAGTAATAAAACCTTAGTCAATAACTAAGGCGGGATCCAATCTGTTGGAGTGCAGCTGAGAATGGTAAATCCTTGATTGCAAATGGTTTtgagggaaaaaatccttcctttggTGCAGCTCAGTGGCATCTTGGGTAATGCTCTGTTGCTATTGGAGACCCAGTTTGAATACCAAGAGCCAAAATCCAAGCTAGACTTCATAAGGGTGTCTAAATAGCTGCATCTCCATACTGAGCAGCCGTAGGAAGGTGTAAATTAAAGAAAGTGAGAGTTGGAGCAGGTGCCGGACTGCTTAATTTAGCCTTTGATGTCCTTCTGTTATTGATCCTCCCTGTACATACCTCTTGCAGCACCTCCGCATAGAAATTACACTAACATAGATTCTCAATCTCAAGCCTACTTGCTGACGTAATCATGCAGTTTAGTTTTGGCTCTGACTGATACGGGCTTGGACCTGCTGTGAGGTTAGCACACTTTTTAGTTTTGAGGTGGGAGGCAGAGAAAGCCTTGCATTGCTCACCAGTAGCATCTGCTCATTGAGATTGGCTATTGATGCTTCGTTCCTCTGCAGTTGGAAGGAAGGTGGCTACAAGTTGGCTTTACAGTGGTGATTGGGGGGGAACATGGGAACTGGCAGAGGACTCTGAGGGAGGCAGAAGACCCTCGCAGCAAAAAAGGATTGGAAAAAAGCCGTATGGCTTGCTAAACTCAAATGATTAGGTCTTtaacctttttcctgggtgaccCATATCCTGAAGCTGATGGTTCAGTGTCGCCCAATAACCCTATGCAAAAATGGAATCTCTTGCTGTGGACAAATCAcaaggggtacgtctacacttacgggagggtccggcggcaggcaatcgatgttctgggatcgatcccggaagtgcttgccgtcgacgtcggtactccagctcggcgagaggagtacacggcatcgacgggggagcctccctgctgtgtctggacccgcggtaagttcggactaaggtactttgaattcagctacgttattaacgtagctgaatttgcgtaccttagtccgaagtgcgTACTTTAGtccgaagtaccttagtccgattaATGAGGGATTAGCctaagtgggggcttagtggggaccaggccgaGGTCGTGAACGGCTTCTTAACCCTGTGTCCTCTTCGTTAAATGGGCCCTGAGTATTCTTTACTGGAATGAAATTCAGCTCGGTGCATGCACAGAGCCATATTCATGACTTAAATGCATTGTCAAAGGGATTCACTGGGGTTTACAGGTTGCATAGGGCCTCCTGCCAGGCCTTCAGTGCTGAGATAAATTTTACCCACCAAGAGTCCATTTTGCTCTGTTTCTTAGTAATGTCCACCTACCACTGTTCTTGGGCACGGAGTGGTTAAAATGTAAGCGTCTTTCGAATTCATTTAGCCGTTGTAATGACTTTCCTGGAAAACTGGGTTTCATTTATGGAGCTGTTTTTCTTTGAGAAATGAAATTCTCTGAATAGTCCTTGAGTCATAACTGACTCGGTTCAACATCCTTGGTTCATTGGCTACAGGGACAAGATCATCTTGTTGCCAATCAGAACAGAGACGtatgttcattttaaatgtgaaaagtaCTCAGATGCTGTACCAGAGTGATCAGCAAGGTCTTAAATGCAGCGACTGATcagcttctctctttcccctcagaGCCACAATCAGAGGTGTCAAACCAGACATGCTTGAGGAGCAGTATGATGTACCTTCCTGGGCTACGGAAGTATTGCAATGTCTAGCACTATATGAGGACGGCATTTATCTAATATGCTGGGGCACTTTGTTTGCAGATGGCGCCTGTAGGTTTGTGTTTTCTAACAAACCTGGCAGCAGCAAAAGAAACCATTTGGGGTCTTTGCACTTGAAGTTTGCTAGATATATCTTCAGCCTCTGCCATGCACTGCCTTAAAGTCACTGCAAGCACTACAGACAGTGAATGTGAATATAATATGTGGTGATGTAAATATATTCTTTGCAACTCTAAATGTTCTCAGTAACCTGTTTAGCCAAGGTGCCAATAAAGAATAAATAGCTATTCTGATCTTCACATTGCTTCTCTGAGTGTTCCTGATAAACTACATTAAATGCTATATGCATGTATTTTCCAGGCATTTTCAGATTAGCAAATGGATAGTGAAACCATAAAGAGACTAGTTTAAACTGACTTTCTTCCTGCCTTGAGGTGGGGGCATCATTTAAGTGTCAGTCTAAAGAGAAAAGGGGCCTACCCAATTGTCTAAAGTGAATTATATTGATGTATTCACAGTACCATAAGTAATATCCATTTGAaccattccaatttttttttatttttaaattgcattcaaaaaattatttaaattcactTCTGATTCAACTGGCAAAAGATGGAAAATCTGGCACTTAACTAGGCAGAATCCTTAAAAACTCTTCAACTGAGTGCCCTTTTAATGCAATAGCATGCATTACGTTCGGATTGTTGGCCTTGCCTTTGCATTTCTAGgcccctttcttttcctttttttctacCCACTGTAGTTTTATGGTATTTAACAAGTCCGAGTAACTTTTATGGACATAACACAATTAATATGAAACCCCAAACAAAATACCCCCCACAAAAGATGCTTAGCCTTCTGGTGTATGAATTACTGTGGTGCTCTGGGAAAGCAAGTTAGACTGGCTGCAAGCTCGATTTAAAGCATTGTTGCCACTAAAACATTTTCCCCATAAATAACAGTTGAGTGGTGATGATGATCTTATAGAACTAATAGAAGGGACTGATATCTCCACTCCAAAGGGCTCATAACTTTACAGCTATGACACTAAAGATTGCTTTCAGAGGCCATATATCCCAtgggacagaatttttttttctagtgattGTACTTCAGATGTGCTTAACTTCACGAAGCTACTGTCGGATCACCAGCATGCAGTCTAGCAGAATGGATAAAATCGTGCAGGGAATGGAGAACCAACAATAGTTTACATAAACTAAACACCCCGCTCAATCCATGTGTTCAGAGCATCTTGAATGCTCAAAGGATTATTATAAGTAAATACAAATGGAAACAAAGGGTCAGTCCTTCAATAGCAAGTAGTGTTCAGACAGCCAaatgagatttgtttttgttgcttactgaaaaattgtctgaaattcctttatttttatttgggtgCAGGGGAAGAGCAGTGGATTAATGGGGGCTTAGCCTTTTACCTTTCCAGTCAAATCCTGTCAATTTTAAAAGTGCCGATTAAACCAAGGTGTGGATTTGGACCTGAACTGGTGTCTGAGCACTGTCTTTTCTCTTGATATGGGGAATACAGTATACCATGTAGCATATATGCCACTATGTTAATTTGGTTTGTGTCTGCCTGGGGACTTTCTGTATTTGTATAGGTCTGTTTTATCCTGATGTTATAGCCATCACTGTTTTCCTTTAACTGTAATCATTTTCATACATTATTAAACAAGTAAATGGGTAATGGTGCGGTCCACCAGGTAATGCGCCTTCTCGCAAGTGTAGCAACTGATTACACGAAACCTAGAATTTGCCAGAACCTACCTACTATGTGGTCAGGCAGTTCAGGAAGGTGTGTAACAACCAGAATCAAAGTGTGGGTGGGTGAGCTTGTCTATCGGCTTCCTACACTGTCTGAATTTTACAGTATCAAATTCCgacattaaaataaattgtgCAGACTCCAGGCTGGGATAATCTACCCTTTTAAGAATCACCAGGACGTTGGTATTTAAAAGGCAGGTTGCCATTGATGTACCAGTGCTACTCCCACAAAAGCTATTTATTTACATCAGAGGTGTTCATCAAAATAAGATATGACAATTACAGCATGATGATTCATTCTCTGATTGTTCCTTGATTAGCAGGAAAGAGGTGCAGCGCGACTCTGGTTCCTCTTATCTTCTTCCCCCAAAACTATTCAGCCAGGCTCTTGGTATTTCTACTTTGCATCATGTTCTTTACAGACCTAAAGCACGCTGTTGATGATTTTGCTGAGTGGCATGGGTCACTGATGCtttactgggggggaggggggaattcatGAAGGAAAAAGGGCTGCAGCCATGTGAACTACCTGTTTCTGGTGCATTTCCTCTGGCAGAACGAAGAGGCATGACCTTCTATCCTTAACTGGATACCAATACTATAGCCCACTATCACGGCTGCCCTGTTAGGAATATTTGGTATTTGAAATCTTCTTCCAAAGCAAGGTCTTGAGATTATTCAACACAAGTGAGTGGTGCACTTCCATCTGGCTAGCCAGGCCACTAAGGGTCATACAAGTTCGTAGCTGCTTCTGTAGCTCTTCTTTCAAGTCAGATGGAGCTCCGTACAGCAAGTAATCCTGCAGTAGCCCACAGACTTTTGCCAGGTTGGGCTGGACCATGTCACCCTTGCACTGCTTCATGAGTTTGTCACAAGTCGCCATGCAGTCCTTCCCATAGGTGCAGTCCACGTTCTGCTCACAGTGACGTCCCTTGAGGAAACCTCTGATTGTCATCTCTGTTGCCACCTTCCTCAGGTTGACCATTTTGAAGTCATACTTGTCGTTGTAGCCCACGTTCTTAAAGCTAGTTTCACAGATGTAGAAGTTCCCGTACGTCCCATGGAATATCTCCTCCACAAACTCCAGAAGGCCAATGGCAATTTTTGCTCTCCTGGGCCAGGCTGGAGCAAACCACTGGTGAATAATCCGATGGATGGCTGAAGGCAGCAATGGCTGGAAGAAGTGAGGGACATTAGTACCGTAGAGGGAGTTGTGAGGGATCTTCTCTGTGACATACAGGTCCCCGCAGTGCCCCAGCAATTTGGAGGTGTGCTCTTTCTCATGCAAGGAGAGCATGAGCAGGAATTCGTTTAGATGAAGTAGAGCCCAGATGGATTTGGCCTCTGCCAGAGATACTTTTCCATCTCTGTTCACATCTGCCATGGTGATGATTTGGTTCACCAAGGCTGCAAGTGATGTCTGATCTCCTAGGTTAGCCTGCAAATCAATAAGAAATCACATCAGCTCTTTAAATTTTACCCATTGTGTACATTAATTCAGGGCAAAGTAGTAGGGTGCTGCTTTCTGAGTGAGGTGAAAGTGCTAGAACAACCCTGAGACGCGCGCTTTGCTGTAGCCAGCTGGTTACAGCCCTTCAGATTCTCCTAGTGCTTTTGCTGCTGAGAGCTGCTCTAACGTGGGAAAAGCCCTCAAGGAGATAGGCAGAGTGCAGCATGCTCTGGACACACCTTTGTGCCTGTCCACTACCCTTGGAGTTGCAGCCAATCTGGGATCAGAGCAACCAACCCCTCCTTCACAGGAAATCTATTGCAATTGACTCTATATTCTAATTACACAAGAGTAAATACATCTAAAGTCAAAATAAGAGGATGTCTTCTTAACACCCTGATTTAGGTTCAAACATTATCGCTAGATTGCACAGGAACAATAGAGACTCTCATTAAAACAGAACATAATTTATTTCCCCATGGCTTTGAAAGTCTGTGCTTGCAAGCTCCTACTTTTGCATTTTAACCTACTTGCTATCAGGAGGTGCAGCTAGACTAAATATTTGCAAGTATGCAGTTGTAGCGGGAGAGAGAAACTAGCACGTTGGGATGAAAGCAGGGGCAAGTGTTCCTAACATGTTTCTGAACGTTTTGGGACTCTCTTCTGCAGAAAGTACGGCAGCAGTCTGTGGTGTTCTAATTAATCCGTGCGGTCTCCCTTTAAGAAAATTCCTTTTTTATACCTCTTTAAAGATGATCGCTTAGAAAAGGAGTTAAAAGGAAGCCAGTGCTTGTCAGCTTTAAGAGGCCAGAAAACTTCATTTTAGGCGTGTGTCACATAAGATCACTAATTTCTCTTCCCGTAATGCAGGTTTTATCCCCACCTCACTTGGAGGGAATTACCAACTGAGAAGTGATTTGAGTATTCCTAACAGGATGACTTAAAGTGTAATCAAATAACATGGCCTTTAGGGCTCTAGATATGGTTTTATTGTTTCATCCACACCAGCGTGAAAAGTAGCAAGTGCTTAGCAGCGCACAGCAGTGCTACCCAGCAGTTCTAGGCTCGGATGCAATGAATACCTCAGTCAAGTAGACACCACCTTGCTATCTCCCCCAAATAGAATGGGATCTGAATTGGAATCTGGCTGGGTTACTGGGATTATAAACTCCTCCCTAGCAAAAGGGCACTGGGCTGCTTTAAAAGTCATGAGTAGAGGTGGTCAGAAAAAAGTAAAAGTTGCAAGAAGTAAAagtttttatttgggggggggttaTATAATTTTTTGATCAGTGTGGGTGTGGGGTGCATTTtaatttagcattttaaaaaaatcatttttgaaaatgggaaaaaTGAACACTTTCAATGAATCTGTTCAAGAAAGCTAAATTCAAATTCCAACAGGGTATTTTAAAGACAAAGACTTAAAGTGCTTAGAAcctctatataaattcaaaaTAGAATGATGCCCCAGTAGCGTCGCATTAAAACCAGTAATAGAGTCCTCTTAACATCTATATAAATGCTCTGTATTGGCAATGCTGAGAGAAGAGCCAAAAAGGGCCTTTGACCCAGATCCTTAAatatatttaggctcctaatttccgttgaaatcaatgggagggaGCAGCCTGAGTCCCTTTCTGACTGATTGTAAGGGTTGGTCTTGCAACTAGAATTCCAAAATGAGACTGAAATGTACCCTCGCACCTAATAcagtggttttgttcaatatataTCCTTATCTAGTGGTTCCTACGGTATCTGCTCTGGGGATTATCTTGAATATGACATATCACACGAAGCCTCACTCTACAACAAACAGTGGGGATCAGAGTCCTTCAGACAGGACTGGATCTTTTCAAGGATTACAGAGGATAGAAGAATGCATTTAACTTAGGCTTCTCCCCACTGGCAAGCACTATTGCTGGTCCCAAGGCCTTCCAAACAGAGGTGATAATATCCTGTCCGGAAAAATGCAATGTGAGAGCTTGGGAGCCTCAGCGACACTGACTTTTAGGAAGTTCAGGAGCATCTCTCT
The sequence above is drawn from the Trachemys scripta elegans isolate TJP31775 chromosome 17, CAS_Tse_1.0, whole genome shotgun sequence genome and encodes:
- the DIPK1B gene encoding divergent protein kinase domain 1B, producing MRRLRRLVHLVLFCPLSKGLQSRLPGIKVKYLFFAWLGIFVGSWVVYMHYSSYSELCRGHVCQMIICDQYKKGIISGSTCKDLCEEHTLVFQQCLSSSPTQQVYRGRWMEKEVIIKCGIEDALKADSKPDSVPRRDLVLFDKPTRGTSMDEFREMLLNFLKANLGDQTSLAALVNQIITMADVNRDGKVSLAEAKSIWALLHLNEFLLMLSLHEKEHTSKLLGHCGDLYVTEKIPHNSLYGTNVPHFFQPLLPSAIHRIIHQWFAPAWPRRAKIAIGLLEFVEEIFHGTYGNFYICETSFKNVGYNDKYDFKMVNLRKVATEMTIRGFLKGRHCEQNVDCTYGKDCMATCDKLMKQCKGDMVQPNLAKVCGLLQDYLLYGAPSDLKEELQKQLRTCMTLSGLASQMEVHHSLVLNNLKTLLWKKISNTKYS